The sequence AATTATCTGAAGGATAAGCTTTCTATGCGCATGGCGGACCTTGTTATTTGCGATACAGAAGGGCATCGGGATTATTATCATAGAACTTTTAGTATTCCTTTGCGGAAATTGCGGGTAGTGCCAGTGGGGGTGAATACAGATGAATTTCCACCGGCACCTGCTATTGGATTACGGGATACTTTTGTAGTGGGGTTTTATGGTGGTTTTATTCCTTTGCAGGGCACACGTATGATTGTGGAGGCGGCGAATGTTTTAAAGGATCATGCAGATATTCATTTCCGGTTGATTGGAAATGGTTTTGAGTATAAAGTAATACAGCAATTAGTAGCGCAATATCAATTGAGTAATATTAGTTTACCGGGTTGGGTAGCTTATGATCAATTGGCAGGGGAGATGAATAATTTTGATATTTGTTTGGGGATATTTGGAGAGACGCTGAAAGCGGATTTAGTGATACCGAATAAGATATTTCATTATGCTGCGTTGAAGAAGGCGATCATTAGTAAAGAGTCTCCTGCGATAAAGGAGGTGTTTGAAAATGGGAAAAGCATTTTATTGACAGCAAATACACCATCGGCGATTGCAGAAAAGATTTTGTTATTGAAGGAGAATGTGGTGCTGAGGGCGCAACTGGCGCAAGGTGCATCCGAGGCTATTTGCATGAAGTATAATCATCGTGCAATTGGGCAGCTGGTATATAATCTGGCACTGGAAATTCAGTAGGTGTGTTTATATTAAGGTGTATTATGCCTGCGTAGGCTGCATTTTTCTGGCTCTCGAAATTAAGCGTGCGTGATTACAGGTAAGCATTTACATTGATCCATTATCCCCTTTATACTAAGAT is a genomic window of Chitinophaga sp. LS1 containing:
- a CDS encoding glycosyltransferase, with the protein product MRILVAGDFEADYNRTKIILDGLRTIPAVSLSFYNYKEQRKWNFAALRKACGDADVIFLPAFTHQDVAMIKMLSGKPVLFDPLISRYLSKVFDYKKVNRYSPRALKNYLKDKLSMRMADLVICDTEGHRDYYHRTFSIPLRKLRVVPVGVNTDEFPPAPAIGLRDTFVVGFYGGFIPLQGTRMIVEAANVLKDHADIHFRLIGNGFEYKVIQQLVAQYQLSNISLPGWVAYDQLAGEMNNFDICLGIFGETLKADLVIPNKIFHYAALKKAIISKESPAIKEVFENGKSILLTANTPSAIAEKILLLKENVVLRAQLAQGASEAICMKYNHRAIGQLVYNLALEIQ